A region from the Agrococcus sp. SL85 genome encodes:
- a CDS encoding PfkB family carbohydrate kinase — protein MPCAPTARRTTWRLVATPAPLGTAVATAERVGGTMRYAFNRAGLERFVDLAPVADRLAAAPLVVVSCLALEHEAQLAPLLELGSPLMIDPNARPAYLEAPGAVARFAAGLDRLAARALLVKLSDEDVELVYGEPVDAVARRLLGAGAGAVCITRGPDGAEVVTADAVVAAPVPALDAPLVDTIGAGDSVLATLAAAVVAGRHEAGWGASLERAMAVAAATTRAPGGLLQLP, from the coding sequence ATGCCGTGCGCGCCCACTGCGCGGCGCACGACGTGGAGGCTCGTCGCGACGCCCGCGCCGCTCGGCACGGCCGTGGCGACCGCGGAGCGCGTCGGCGGCACGATGCGCTACGCCTTCAACCGCGCCGGCCTCGAGCGCTTCGTCGACCTCGCGCCCGTCGCCGATCGGCTCGCCGCCGCACCGCTCGTCGTGGTCTCGTGCCTCGCGCTCGAGCACGAGGCGCAGCTCGCGCCGCTGCTGGAGCTCGGGTCGCCGCTCATGATCGACCCCAACGCGCGCCCCGCCTACCTCGAGGCGCCGGGAGCCGTCGCGCGCTTCGCCGCGGGCCTCGATCGCCTCGCGGCCCGCGCGCTGCTCGTGAAGCTCAGCGACGAGGACGTCGAGCTCGTCTACGGCGAGCCCGTCGACGCCGTCGCGCGACGCCTGCTCGGCGCGGGCGCCGGCGCGGTGTGCATCACGCGGGGCCCCGACGGCGCCGAGGTCGTCACGGCGGATGCGGTGGTCGCGGCTCCCGTGCCCGCGCTCGACGCTCCGCTCGTCGACACGATCGGCGCGGGCGACAGCGTGCTCGCGACCCTCGCCGCCGCGGTCGTCGCAGGGCGGCACGAAGCGGGCTGGGGGGCCTCGCTCGAGCGCGCCATGGCGGTCGCCGCCGCGACCACCCGGGCCCCGGGCGGCCTCCTGCAGCTGCCCTGA
- a CDS encoding 3-oxoacyl-ACP synthase III family protein, protein MPRTSAIAAVGVHLPERVRTTDETEARLRRENPRAGLPVGLIRRMTGVERVHEREPGEQASDLAAHAARRALAASPEPVDLLVFASASQDLIEPATSHIVADSLGLDVPVFDVKNACNSVLNAVQVAHGLIASGQARRVLVASGETPTSAVRWQVADRHQFVRSFPGYTMSDAGAALVLEATEDDGRGVVDLAFSAASHHWRIGTLPTGGSMRPRDLDATYFDIDGRALQRAFLALGPDLVTGLLDRAGLTMEDLDLVLMHQVAQPHLAPIAERLGVAEGRIHETVVRHGNLASATLPVQLHQAQEAGLVGPGSTVLLVGLAGGISLGAAVVVL, encoded by the coding sequence ATGCCCCGCACCTCCGCCATCGCCGCCGTGGGCGTGCACCTCCCGGAGCGCGTGCGCACCACCGACGAGACGGAGGCGCGCCTCCGGCGCGAGAACCCGCGCGCGGGGCTCCCCGTGGGCCTCATCCGCCGCATGACGGGCGTCGAGCGCGTGCACGAGCGCGAGCCCGGCGAGCAGGCCTCCGACCTCGCGGCGCACGCGGCGCGGCGCGCGCTCGCGGCGTCGCCGGAGCCCGTCGACCTGCTCGTCTTCGCGAGCGCGAGCCAGGACCTCATCGAGCCCGCCACCTCGCACATCGTCGCCGACAGCCTCGGCCTCGACGTGCCGGTCTTCGACGTGAAGAACGCGTGCAACTCGGTGCTCAACGCCGTGCAGGTGGCGCACGGGCTCATCGCGAGCGGGCAGGCGCGGCGCGTGCTCGTCGCGAGCGGCGAGACCCCCACGAGCGCCGTGCGCTGGCAGGTGGCCGACCGGCACCAGTTCGTGCGCTCCTTCCCCGGCTACACGATGAGCGACGCGGGCGCGGCGCTCGTGCTGGAGGCGACGGAGGACGACGGACGCGGCGTGGTCGACCTCGCGTTCTCGGCGGCGTCGCACCACTGGCGCATCGGCACGCTGCCCACGGGCGGCTCGATGCGGCCGCGCGACCTCGACGCCACCTACTTCGACATCGACGGCCGCGCGCTGCAGCGGGCGTTCCTCGCCCTCGGCCCCGACCTCGTGACGGGCCTCCTGGACCGCGCGGGCCTCACGATGGAGGACCTCGACCTCGTGCTCATGCACCAGGTGGCGCAGCCGCACCTCGCGCCGATCGCCGAGCGCCTCGGCGTCGCCGAGGGGCGCATCCACGAGACGGTCGTGCGGCACGGCAACCTCGCCTCCGCCACCCTGCCCGTGCAGCTGCACCAGGCGCAGGAGGCGGGGCTCGTGGGGCCCGGCAGCACCGTGCTGCTCGTGGGGCTCGCGGGCGGCATCTCGCTCGGCGCCGCGGTGGTGGTGCTGTGA
- a CDS encoding glycosyltransferase has protein sequence MSRLAVVVPVYQEAAGIRPTLEHLAAQHDDDVDVWFVDNGSTDGSHAIVESFAAARGLARWRVVHEAQKGTGAAADTGMRAAIAAGATMLARTDADCLPRRDWTARLRHAMTPREAGGLGIDLVAGLLVPRHDEGLGPVRRAALTAAVRVADGFGVVRPANYGDGMHGLYVMAAGCNVGITAAMYERAGGFPRTAIEDLHEDRALVNAVRRIPGSRCVRRDDVVVRGSSRRVRAWGLKNTLLWYKDHAYRPEHVDIR, from the coding sequence GTGAGCCGCCTCGCGGTCGTCGTGCCCGTCTACCAGGAGGCCGCGGGCATCCGGCCGACGCTCGAGCACCTCGCGGCGCAGCACGACGACGACGTCGACGTCTGGTTCGTCGACAACGGCTCGACCGACGGCTCGCACGCCATCGTCGAGTCCTTCGCCGCCGCGCGCGGGCTCGCCCGCTGGCGCGTGGTCCACGAGGCGCAGAAGGGCACGGGCGCCGCGGCGGACACCGGGATGCGCGCGGCCATCGCCGCGGGCGCGACGATGCTCGCTCGCACCGACGCCGACTGCCTCCCGCGCCGGGACTGGACCGCGCGGCTGCGGCACGCGATGACCCCGCGCGAGGCCGGCGGCCTCGGCATCGACCTCGTGGCGGGCCTGCTCGTGCCGCGCCACGACGAGGGGCTCGGGCCCGTCCGCCGCGCCGCGCTCACCGCTGCCGTGCGGGTCGCCGACGGCTTCGGGGTCGTCCGTCCCGCCAACTACGGCGACGGCATGCACGGCCTGTACGTCATGGCGGCGGGCTGCAACGTGGGGATCACGGCCGCGATGTACGAGCGCGCCGGCGGCTTCCCGCGCACCGCGATCGAGGACCTCCACGAGGACCGCGCACTCGTGAACGCCGTGCGCCGGATCCCGGGGAGCCGCTGCGTGCGCCGCGACGACGTCGTCGTGCGCGGCTCCTCGCGGCGCGTGCGGGCGTGGGGGCTCAAGAACACGCTGCTCTGGTACAAGGACCACGCCTACCGGCCCGAGCACGTGGACATCCGGTGA
- a CDS encoding cytochrome P450, with amino-acid sequence MHAAHPVAYPLLQAIPGPVRRVPGLGVVVKDAALARALLLDGEGFSKTGPGASSDLWTPVLGPSVLVNMHGEDHRALRRRLAPIFAPGFVDPLVARTLGEGARALEARLLAGERVDLAAHVRRAASAAIALLVGLDEGAVDERLFRRVTAITGMVRLARPRFTPGQVRRARAVLDELAVHAAAAHRGDESTVPGRMRALGLDERESLGAVGAFVLTGTETIVAALPRIAALLIDSGTLAEALDEEGAERAIAEGMRWTTPTPVMLRSVVAPRSIGDVAVAPGDRVVVATYAADRATGGFDPAERRAAGLKQLWFGAGEHFCIGAPLAMAQLRLGLGALRGVERAGARVRIVQRRPARGRLLPAWGSLVLEAR; translated from the coding sequence ATGCATGCCGCCCACCCCGTGGCATACCCGCTGCTGCAGGCGATCCCCGGCCCCGTGCGCCGCGTGCCGGGGCTCGGGGTCGTCGTGAAGGACGCCGCGCTCGCCCGCGCGCTGCTGCTCGACGGCGAGGGCTTCTCGAAGACCGGCCCCGGCGCCTCGAGCGACCTGTGGACCCCGGTGCTGGGCCCCAGCGTGCTCGTCAACATGCACGGCGAGGACCACCGCGCGCTGCGGCGCCGGCTCGCCCCGATCTTCGCGCCCGGCTTCGTCGACCCGCTCGTGGCGCGCACGCTCGGCGAGGGCGCGCGCGCCCTCGAGGCGCGGCTGCTCGCCGGGGAGCGCGTCGACCTCGCGGCGCACGTGCGCCGCGCGGCGAGCGCCGCGATCGCGCTGCTCGTGGGGCTCGACGAGGGCGCCGTCGACGAGCGGCTCTTCCGCCGCGTGACGGCGATCACCGGGATGGTGCGGCTCGCCCGCCCGCGCTTCACCCCGGGGCAGGTGCGCCGGGCCCGCGCGGTGCTCGACGAGCTCGCGGTGCACGCCGCGGCCGCGCACCGCGGCGACGAGTCGACGGTGCCGGGGCGGATGCGGGCGCTCGGCCTCGACGAGCGGGAGTCGCTCGGCGCGGTCGGCGCCTTCGTGCTCACGGGCACCGAGACGATCGTCGCGGCGCTGCCGCGCATCGCGGCGCTGCTCATCGACAGCGGCACGCTCGCCGAGGCGCTCGACGAGGAGGGCGCGGAGCGCGCGATCGCGGAGGGCATGCGCTGGACGACGCCGACGCCCGTGATGCTGCGCTCGGTCGTGGCGCCGCGCTCGATCGGCGACGTCGCGGTCGCTCCGGGCGATCGCGTCGTCGTCGCGACCTACGCCGCCGATCGTGCGACGGGCGGCTTCGACCCGGCCGAGCGCCGTGCGGCGGGCCTCAAGCAGCTGTGGTTCGGGGCGGGCGAGCACTTCTGCATCGGCGCGCCGCTCGCGATGGCGCAGCTGCGCCTCGGGCTCGGCGCGCTGCGCGGCGTCGAGCGCGCGGGCGCGCGCGTGCGCATCGTGCAGCGGCGCCCCGCGCGCGGCCGCCTGCTGCCCGCCTGGGGCTCGCTCGTGCTGGAGGCCCGATGA
- a CDS encoding AMP-binding protein codes for MPDPRADALLIFTSGTTGTPKAVVHTLASLGAGLADIRAGLGLEPGMRVLTDQLMIGIPALIAGAHWTLPPMGADPLAAPERFLPLLEGADAAFFAPAALDGILRLLDERGAGPGALRLIAMGGAPVLPPLIERALARFPRARIRCVYGMSEILPVAIADGAEKLTTTGEGDVVGRIASSVDARIDEGELVLAGPGLARAYLHELPAELAEVRTGDLARIDGDRLTLLGRKKDMLLRGTQNVYVGLYEPVIASLAGVEDALMVGVPDAIGDDRIVVAVVPAGAAASGAPATPDPTHPLARRVAAALPGLIDHGALPDLVVAVDALPRRGRLRKPDRAALVALVAPLLDAGAPTPGGRASGVADAGPAG; via the coding sequence ATGCCCGACCCGCGCGCCGACGCCCTGCTCATCTTCACCTCCGGCACCACGGGCACCCCGAAGGCCGTCGTCCACACGCTCGCCTCCCTCGGCGCGGGCCTCGCCGACATCCGCGCGGGGCTCGGCCTCGAGCCCGGGATGCGCGTGCTCACCGACCAGCTGATGATCGGCATCCCCGCGCTCATCGCGGGCGCGCACTGGACGCTGCCGCCCATGGGCGCCGACCCGCTCGCGGCGCCCGAGCGGTTCCTGCCGCTGCTGGAGGGCGCCGACGCCGCCTTCTTCGCGCCCGCCGCGCTCGACGGCATCCTGCGCCTGCTCGACGAGCGCGGGGCCGGCCCCGGCGCGCTCCGCCTCATCGCGATGGGCGGCGCGCCCGTGCTGCCGCCGCTCATCGAGCGCGCGCTCGCGCGCTTCCCCCGGGCCCGCATCCGCTGCGTCTACGGCATGAGCGAGATCCTGCCCGTCGCGATCGCCGACGGCGCCGAGAAGCTGACGACGACGGGGGAGGGCGACGTCGTGGGCCGCATCGCCTCGAGCGTCGACGCCCGCATCGACGAGGGCGAGCTCGTGCTCGCGGGCCCCGGGCTCGCGCGCGCCTACCTGCACGAGCTGCCGGCGGAGCTCGCCGAGGTGCGCACGGGCGACCTGGCGCGCATCGACGGCGACCGGCTGACGCTCCTCGGCCGCAAGAAGGACATGCTGCTGCGCGGCACGCAGAACGTCTACGTGGGCCTCTATGAACCCGTCATCGCCTCGCTCGCCGGCGTCGAGGACGCCCTCATGGTGGGGGTGCCCGACGCGATCGGCGACGACCGGATCGTCGTGGCCGTCGTGCCGGCGGGCGCCGCCGCGAGCGGCGCGCCCGCGACGCCGGATCCGACCCATCCGCTCGCGCGGCGCGTCGCGGCGGCGCTCCCGGGACTCATCGACCACGGCGCCCTGCCGGACCTCGTGGTGGCGGTCGACGCGCTGCCGCGCCGAGGGCGGCTGCGGAAGCCGGATCGCGCCGCGCTCGTCGCGCTCGTCGCGCCGCTGCTCGACGCCGGCGCTCCGACGCCCGGCGGCCGGGCGTCGGGCGTCGCCGACGCGGGGCCGGCCGGCTGA
- a CDS encoding NAD-dependent epimerase/dehydratase family protein — protein MRVLVTGASGFVGGAVATALAARGDDVVGLGRRAGGWAHEGGRYERRDLAAPLDDLGAFDAVVHAAALADDWAPLAEAMRVNRDGAAAVARALPAARFVHVSTASVYDASVPTVAGREDAPPPTRFLSAYSASKAAAERALSGRAHAILRPHAVYGPGDTTLLPRVLDARRGPLLPLPGGGRALHTLTHVRTLVAACLAAADASEPLGIVNVGDAPAVPLAAVIEGVLAARGERARIVPVPVDAAMALAAAAERRARRIGGRPRLTRYAVSQVGMERTLDLTRMRERLGLVPRPVDLAGARGW, from the coding sequence ATGCGGGTGCTCGTCACGGGCGCGAGCGGCTTCGTCGGCGGCGCGGTCGCGACGGCGCTCGCGGCGCGCGGCGACGACGTCGTCGGGCTCGGCAGGCGCGCGGGCGGCTGGGCGCACGAGGGCGGCCGCTACGAGCGCCGCGACCTCGCCGCGCCGCTCGACGACCTGGGCGCCTTCGACGCGGTCGTGCACGCCGCGGCGCTCGCGGACGACTGGGCGCCGCTCGCCGAGGCGATGCGCGTCAATCGCGACGGCGCAGCCGCCGTCGCCCGCGCGCTCCCCGCCGCCCGCTTCGTGCACGTCTCGACCGCGAGCGTCTACGACGCCTCGGTGCCGACGGTCGCGGGGCGCGAGGACGCGCCGCCGCCCACCCGATTCCTCAGCGCCTACAGCGCCTCGAAGGCGGCCGCCGAGCGCGCGCTCTCGGGCCGGGCGCACGCGATCCTCCGGCCGCACGCCGTCTACGGGCCCGGCGACACGACGCTCCTGCCGCGCGTGCTCGACGCGCGTCGCGGCCCCCTGCTGCCGCTCCCGGGCGGCGGCAGGGCGCTCCACACGCTCACGCACGTGCGCACGCTCGTCGCCGCGTGCCTCGCTGCCGCCGACGCGTCGGAGCCGCTGGGGATCGTGAACGTCGGCGACGCCCCCGCGGTGCCGCTCGCGGCGGTCATCGAGGGCGTCCTCGCGGCGCGCGGCGAGCGCGCCCGCATCGTCCCAGTCCCGGTGGATGCGGCGATGGCGCTCGCCGCCGCCGCCGAGCGCCGGGCTCGACGCATCGGCGGCCGGCCGCGCCTCACCCGCTACGCCGTGAGCCAGGTGGGCATGGAGCGCACCCTCGACCTCACCCGCATGCGCGAGCGCCTGGGCCTCGTCCCGCGCCCCGTCGACCTCGCGGGCGCCCGAGGCTGGTGA
- a CDS encoding cytochrome P450, which produces MPVAAERRPAPRERRIRLLGDALGSSAEAHERRLLAAARPALPVLLWLGQRARPLLKVPGLGWITADPVAARRILQDAGRTTLLEEGGVGHLWAQVLGDWVLELFDGPGHLDLRTRSKGLFTDASSERLVAEAWGGLLDRARERLEAGEELDVAELARTLVGRMVVELLGMPETDDEGCRQVFHVGEELAATALGSTADTHLSPAAIARAREIVERLTAGVPEGYRSAPADTVLGRCREMGLSLQQTRGLATLLMVAGTETAASAMGRMAALLIDTGEQHRLLAEPGLREGAVRETLRVASPAPLIGRAISADLELDGRTLRAGERVLVLTWTANNAAGPFRVDRPYSPHHRQLWFGAGRHLCLGAPLARAELGAMLDVLLGDGRPIEVVRRVPGRRVLIPAYASLVVRKAP; this is translated from the coding sequence ATGCCCGTCGCCGCCGAGCGCCGACCCGCGCCGCGGGAGCGTCGCATCCGGCTCCTCGGCGACGCGCTGGGATCGAGCGCCGAGGCGCACGAGCGCCGGCTGCTCGCCGCCGCCCGCCCTGCGCTGCCGGTGCTGCTGTGGTTGGGCCAGCGCGCGCGGCCGCTCCTCAAGGTGCCGGGGCTCGGCTGGATCACCGCCGACCCCGTCGCGGCCCGCCGCATCCTGCAGGACGCCGGTCGCACGACGCTGCTCGAGGAGGGCGGCGTCGGCCACCTGTGGGCGCAGGTGCTCGGCGACTGGGTGCTCGAGCTCTTCGACGGGCCCGGTCACCTCGACCTGCGCACGCGGTCGAAGGGGCTCTTCACCGACGCCTCGAGCGAGCGGCTCGTCGCCGAGGCCTGGGGCGGACTGCTCGACCGCGCCCGCGAGCGGCTCGAGGCGGGCGAGGAGCTCGACGTCGCCGAGCTGGCCCGCACCCTCGTCGGCCGCATGGTCGTCGAGCTGCTCGGCATGCCGGAGACCGACGACGAGGGCTGCCGCCAGGTCTTCCACGTGGGCGAGGAGCTCGCGGCCACGGCGCTCGGCTCCACCGCCGACACCCACCTCTCGCCCGCGGCGATCGCGCGGGCGCGCGAGATCGTCGAGCGCCTCACCGCGGGCGTGCCCGAGGGGTACCGCTCGGCGCCCGCCGACACGGTGCTGGGCCGCTGCCGCGAGATGGGGCTCAGCCTGCAGCAGACGCGCGGCCTCGCGACGCTCCTCATGGTCGCCGGCACCGAGACGGCCGCCTCCGCCATGGGGCGGATGGCCGCGCTGCTCATCGACACCGGAGAGCAGCACCGGCTGCTCGCCGAGCCGGGCCTGCGCGAGGGCGCCGTGCGCGAGACCCTGCGCGTGGCCTCCCCCGCGCCGCTCATCGGCCGCGCGATCTCCGCCGACCTCGAGCTCGACGGCCGCACGCTGCGGGCCGGCGAGCGCGTGCTCGTGCTCACCTGGACCGCCAACAACGCCGCGGGGCCCTTCCGCGTCGACCGTCCCTACTCTCCCCACCACCGCCAGCTGTGGTTCGGCGCGGGCCGCCACCTGTGCCTCGGTGCGCCCCTCGCCCGCGCGGAGCTCGGGGCGATGCTCGACGTGCTGCTCGGCGACGGCCGGCCCATCGAGGTCGTGCGACGCGTGCCCGGCAGGCGCGTGCTCATCCCGGCCTACGCCTCGCTCGTGGTGCGGAAGGCGCCCTGA
- a CDS encoding sugar phosphate isomerase/epimerase family protein, protein MIQVGLSTISVFPKSVEDGFRLSHEAGYDGVEVMVTTDARTRSPERLLELSARYEQPIMAIHAPVVLLTTFVWGRDPFVKLDRSAELAVAVGAPTVVVHPPFRWQGRYARTFERAVRETEAKHGVEVAVENMFPWSAGGVDRQAYLPGIDPSEMDVPHATLDFSHCALAKRDSMELALDLGDRLRHLHLTDGVAAEEGKVFDEHLLPGHGNEPVAEVLQMLAAKGWDGQVVAEIKTRQARSERDRLRLLREALHFAREHLGQLHDDEAPEAVGSTPEPQA, encoded by the coding sequence ATGATCCAGGTCGGGCTGAGCACGATCTCCGTCTTCCCCAAGAGCGTGGAGGACGGCTTCCGCCTGTCGCACGAGGCCGGCTACGACGGCGTCGAGGTGATGGTGACGACCGACGCGCGCACGCGCAGCCCCGAGCGCCTGCTCGAGCTCTCGGCGCGCTACGAGCAGCCGATCATGGCGATCCACGCCCCCGTCGTGCTGCTGACGACCTTCGTGTGGGGCCGCGATCCCTTCGTGAAGCTCGACCGCTCGGCCGAGCTCGCCGTCGCGGTCGGCGCGCCCACCGTGGTGGTGCACCCGCCGTTCCGCTGGCAGGGCCGCTACGCCCGCACCTTCGAGCGCGCGGTGCGCGAGACCGAGGCGAAGCACGGCGTCGAGGTGGCGGTCGAGAACATGTTCCCGTGGTCGGCCGGCGGCGTCGACCGCCAGGCCTACCTGCCGGGCATCGACCCGAGCGAGATGGACGTGCCGCACGCGACGCTCGACTTCTCGCACTGCGCGCTCGCGAAGCGCGACTCGATGGAGCTCGCGCTCGACCTCGGCGACCGCCTCCGGCACCTGCACCTCACCGACGGCGTCGCCGCGGAGGAGGGCAAGGTCTTCGACGAGCACCTGCTGCCGGGGCACGGCAACGAGCCCGTCGCCGAGGTGCTGCAGATGCTCGCGGCGAAGGGCTGGGACGGCCAGGTCGTCGCCGAGATCAAGACGCGGCAGGCGCGCTCCGAGCGCGACCGGCTGCGGCTGCTGCGGGAGGCGCTGCACTTCGCGCGGGAGCACCTGGGGCAGCTGCACGACGACGAGGCCCCTGAGGCGGTCGGCTCGACGCCCGAGCCGCAGGCCTAG
- the ilvD gene encoding dihydroxy-acid dehydratase gives MPEIDIKPRSRAVTDGVEATTSRGMLRAVGMGDGDWEKPQIGIASSWNEITPCNLSLDRLARASKEGVHSGGGYPLQFGTVSVSDGISMGHEGMHFSLVSREVIADSVEVVVSAERLDGTVLLAGCDKSLPGMLMAAARLDLASVFVYAGSIAPGFAKLTDGTIPQSMTIIDSFEAVGAYKAGKISAEDLHRIECGFAPGEGACGGMYTANTMACVAEALGMSLPGSSTPLSADRRRDHYARRSGEAVVELLRKGITARDILTKEAFENAITVAMVLGGSTNAVLHLLAIAHEAEVDLTLDDFRRVGERSPHLADVKPFGAYVAQDFDRVGGMPVVMQALLDAGLLHGDVLTVTGRTLRENLEAIRPEPIDGTVVRELSNPIHATGGLTILSGSLAPEGAVVKTAGFDAEVFEGPARVFDRERAAMDALTNGEISAGDVVVIRYEGPKGGPGMREMLAITAAIKGAGLGKDVLLLTDGRFSGGTTGLCIGHIAPEAVDSGPIAFVRDGDRIKVDIAARSLDLIVDEAELASRREGWEPLPPRYTRGVLAKYARLVRSAAHGAVTG, from the coding sequence ATGCCTGAGATCGACATCAAGCCGCGCTCGCGCGCCGTCACGGACGGCGTCGAGGCCACCACGAGCCGAGGCATGCTCCGCGCCGTCGGGATGGGCGACGGCGACTGGGAGAAGCCGCAGATCGGCATCGCCTCCTCGTGGAACGAGATCACGCCCTGCAACCTCTCGCTCGACCGCCTCGCGCGCGCCTCGAAGGAGGGCGTCCACTCGGGCGGCGGCTACCCGCTGCAGTTCGGCACGGTCTCGGTCTCCGACGGCATCTCGATGGGCCACGAGGGCATGCACTTCTCGCTCGTGAGCCGCGAGGTCATCGCCGACTCCGTCGAGGTCGTCGTGAGCGCCGAGCGCCTCGACGGCACCGTGCTGCTCGCGGGCTGCGACAAGTCGCTGCCGGGCATGCTCATGGCCGCGGCCCGCCTCGACCTCGCGAGCGTGTTCGTCTACGCCGGCTCGATCGCCCCCGGCTTCGCGAAGCTCACCGACGGCACGATCCCGCAGTCGATGACGATCATCGACTCCTTCGAGGCCGTCGGCGCCTACAAGGCGGGCAAGATCTCGGCCGAGGACCTCCACCGCATCGAGTGCGGCTTCGCCCCGGGCGAGGGCGCGTGCGGCGGCATGTACACCGCGAACACCATGGCGTGCGTCGCTGAGGCGCTCGGCATGAGCCTGCCCGGCTCCTCCACGCCGCTCTCGGCCGACCGCCGCCGCGACCACTACGCGCGGAGGTCCGGCGAGGCGGTCGTCGAGCTGCTGCGCAAGGGCATCACCGCGCGCGACATCCTCACGAAGGAGGCGTTCGAGAACGCCATCACGGTCGCGATGGTGCTCGGCGGCTCGACGAACGCCGTGCTGCACCTGCTCGCGATCGCGCACGAGGCCGAGGTCGACCTCACGCTCGACGACTTCCGCCGCGTGGGGGAGCGCTCGCCGCACCTGGCCGACGTCAAGCCCTTCGGCGCCTACGTCGCGCAGGACTTCGACCGCGTCGGCGGCATGCCCGTCGTCATGCAGGCCCTCCTCGACGCCGGCCTCCTGCACGGCGACGTGCTGACGGTCACGGGACGCACGCTGCGCGAGAACCTCGAGGCCATCCGCCCCGAGCCGATCGACGGCACCGTCGTGCGCGAGCTCTCGAACCCCATCCACGCCACCGGCGGCCTGACGATCCTCTCCGGCTCGCTCGCGCCCGAGGGCGCGGTCGTGAAGACGGCTGGCTTCGACGCCGAGGTCTTCGAGGGGCCCGCCCGGGTCTTCGACCGCGAGCGCGCCGCGATGGACGCCCTCACGAACGGCGAGATCAGCGCGGGCGACGTCGTGGTCATCCGCTACGAGGGCCCGAAGGGCGGTCCCGGGATGCGCGAGATGCTCGCGATCACCGCCGCCATCAAGGGCGCTGGCCTCGGCAAGGATGTACTACTCTTGACCGACGGACGATTCTCGGGCGGCACAACCGGCCTGTGCATCGGCCACATCGCCCCTGAGGCGGTCGACTCCGGTCCGATCGCCTTCGTGCGCGACGGAGACCGCATCAAGGTCGACATCGCCGCTCGCTCGCTTGACCTGATCGTCGACGAGGCAGAGCTCGCCTCCCGGCGTGAGGGCTGGGAGCCGCTGCCGCCGCGCTACACGCGCGGAGTCCTCGCCAAGTACGCGCGCCTCGTGCGCTCGGCCGCCCACGGGGCGGTCACGGGCTGA